A window of the Halobacterium hubeiense genome harbors these coding sequences:
- a CDS encoding transcription initiation factor IIB family protein encodes MVTEDEQSFCTDCGLVVAAEWVDRSPTLTDLGMIGNAEQSIETVDPLRTDKGLHTKIGRNTDGHGNPLSDEQWETVQRLRKWHKRMQFGRQRKRTKRLNEGLRDVEMIGGNLGLPEHVIRQAARFLRRASEARLPGGRMAWEALAGGAVLLAVRASSVDREKIDVAVARYTKAPHERVCAAGRKIRCKCGVDAPAIRPEAVMAVIEALDDDAMPGARAVRTWLLAHHLLALGDAVPVGPGTPRSTVAGASVYAADRLLSEKHLTQSQVATAASAVVETSQNRIARYSRELVDAYEAEHGTTEPGVGVEHARDTLR; translated from the coding sequence GTGGTCACCGAAGACGAGCAGTCGTTCTGCACGGACTGCGGGCTGGTTGTCGCCGCGGAGTGGGTTGACCGGAGCCCCACGTTGACGGACCTGGGCATGATCGGGAATGCCGAGCAGAGCATCGAGACGGTAGACCCGCTGCGGACGGACAAGGGTCTGCACACGAAGATCGGGCGGAACACTGACGGGCACGGCAATCCCCTGAGCGACGAGCAGTGGGAGACGGTCCAGCGGTTGCGCAAGTGGCACAAGCGGATGCAGTTCGGCCGGCAGCGCAAGCGGACGAAGCGGCTCAACGAGGGGCTGCGGGACGTCGAGATGATCGGCGGGAATCTGGGCCTGCCCGAGCACGTCATCAGGCAGGCGGCACGGTTCCTTCGGCGGGCGTCGGAAGCACGGCTGCCGGGCGGGCGGATGGCCTGGGAGGCACTCGCCGGCGGCGCCGTCCTGCTGGCGGTGCGGGCCTCATCAGTCGACCGGGAGAAGATCGATGTCGCGGTGGCCCGGTACACGAAGGCACCCCACGAGCGGGTGTGTGCGGCCGGGCGGAAGATCCGGTGTAAATGCGGGGTCGATGCGCCGGCGATCAGGCCGGAGGCCGTGATGGCGGTCATCGAGGCGCTCGATGACGATGCGATGCCGGGGGCGCGGGCGGTGCGGACGTGGCTGTTGGCCCACCACCTGCTGGCGCTCGGTGATGCGGTGCCGGTTGGGCCGGGGACGCCGCGGTCGACAGTGGCCGGGGCCTCGGTGTACGCGGCGGACCGGCTGCTCTCCGAGAAACACCTCACGCAGTCGCAGGTCGCGACGGCGGCAAGCGCGGTGGTCGAGACGTCTCAGAATCGGATTGCGCGGTACAGTCGGGAGCTCGTCGACGCCTACGAGGCCGAACACGGCACCACCGAGCCGGGTGTCGGCGTCGAGCACGCACGGGACACCCTGCGCTGA
- a CDS encoding winged helix-turn-helix domain-containing protein, giving the protein MAEPNPESWEDMSGRERVRHVVELLDEPTPVQEIADRADVSRATADDELQRLQSDDWVTETTVDGTKAYDLNPVRLLFDEVTDLIEAHSRDELEQQLTELKAEQEGVATEYNVSSLDEFREQLATEELSAAELRERRNVVATWEAIDTELGLVKHALQLYDDVLELSSPRTDSPSTFA; this is encoded by the coding sequence ATGGCCGAACCGAATCCGGAGTCGTGGGAGGACATGAGCGGGCGTGAGCGCGTCCGGCACGTCGTAGAACTGCTGGATGAACCAACGCCAGTCCAGGAGATCGCGGACCGGGCAGACGTGTCGCGCGCGACAGCTGACGATGAGCTTCAGCGACTGCAGAGTGACGACTGGGTCACGGAAACGACCGTCGACGGGACGAAGGCCTACGACCTGAATCCCGTGCGACTGCTCTTCGACGAAGTGACGGACCTGATTGAGGCGCACTCACGCGACGAACTAGAGCAGCAGCTCACGGAGCTGAAGGCCGAGCAGGAGGGAGTAGCGACGGAGTACAACGTCAGCTCACTCGACGAGTTCCGGGAACAACTCGCTACCGAGGAGCTCTCGGCTGCAGAGCTTCGTGAGCGACGGAATGTGGTTGCCACGTGGGAGGCAATCGATACGGAACTCGGGCTCGTGAAACACGCCCTCCAGCTGTATGACGACGTTCTCGAACTCTCGTCACCGCGGACTGACTCCCCCTCGACATTCGCCTAG
- a CDS encoding RNA-guided endonuclease TnpB family protein, translated as MSETVTKTLQATLATPTTGKEQRLQRLLDTYREALHDAFDNRADTMSAVNDVVTPYDLPYQAKDALKSYVPKLRDTYNAEELDDEHPARLVNRAATFDHSAERDHGFVWQVPQPGRGTNFWIPLQINPEQESLWFDLLNGDVTAGELRLQRHRTSWELHVTVEYSVEEPTESDDPTYIGFDVGESALITGCALKRDVPRKPMLVSGSRARHLRKEMHTTLKRLQERNAAQWRVDERFDHYQNALTDIVEKASREAVEYARQFEDAVIVLEDLSYIREHLDYGKWMNRRLHNWAFARLQGRIEDKAAEAGIRVEYVNAAYTSQTCHACGRLGRRDEQAEFVCPHDDCHVSKFQADINAAANIAGRANPWGESVRWEPGRDDSPRDGSACDSATVLRETSPKPGQMTLSAYSD; from the coding sequence GTGTCCGAGACGGTGACGAAGACGCTACAGGCCACGCTCGCAACGCCCACCACGGGCAAAGAGCAACGCCTACAGCGCCTCTTGGACACCTACCGCGAAGCACTCCACGACGCCTTCGACAACAGGGCGGATACAATGTCTGCCGTCAACGATGTTGTGACGCCCTACGACTTGCCGTATCAGGCCAAGGACGCGCTCAAGTCCTACGTCCCGAAGCTTCGGGATACGTACAACGCCGAGGAGTTGGACGACGAACATCCAGCTCGGCTCGTCAATCGAGCGGCCACATTCGACCACTCGGCGGAGCGCGACCACGGCTTCGTCTGGCAGGTTCCGCAACCCGGTCGCGGGACGAACTTCTGGATTCCGCTTCAGATCAACCCCGAACAGGAATCACTCTGGTTCGACCTGCTGAATGGGGACGTGACGGCGGGCGAACTACGCCTTCAGCGACACCGCACGTCGTGGGAGTTGCACGTCACCGTCGAATACTCGGTCGAAGAACCGACCGAGTCGGACGACCCGACGTACATCGGCTTCGACGTCGGCGAGAGCGCGTTGATTACGGGCTGTGCCCTCAAACGCGACGTGCCACGGAAGCCGATGCTCGTCAGCGGCAGTCGAGCGCGACACCTTCGCAAAGAGATGCATACCACGCTCAAGCGACTGCAAGAGCGTAACGCCGCTCAGTGGCGTGTGGACGAACGATTCGACCACTACCAGAACGCCCTGACAGATATTGTCGAGAAGGCGTCTCGGGAGGCCGTCGAATATGCCCGACAGTTCGAGGACGCGGTTATCGTCCTCGAAGACTTGTCGTACATCCGCGAGCATCTCGACTACGGGAAGTGGATGAATCGCCGCCTCCACAACTGGGCGTTCGCCCGGCTACAGGGCCGCATCGAAGACAAAGCGGCCGAGGCAGGGATTCGCGTTGAGTACGTCAACGCGGCATATACCTCGCAGACCTGCCACGCCTGCGGTCGTCTCGGTCGGCGAGATGAACAAGCGGAGTTTGTGTGTCCGCACGACGATTGCCACGTCTCGAAGTTCCAAGCAGATATTAACGCGGCGGCGAACATCGCCGGTCGCGCTAACCCGTGGGGAGAGAGCGTCCGTTGGGAACCCGGACGCGATGACTCGCCTCGGGATGGGAGCGCCTGTGACAGCGCCACAGTCCTCCGAGAGACGAGTCCGAAACCCGGACAGATGACGCTCTCGGCGTACTCGGACTGA
- a CDS encoding PadR family transcriptional regulator, with amino-acid sequence MHDLTGFQRDLLYVVAGLDEPHGLAVKDELEEYYESEIHHGRLYPNLDTLVDKGLVDKGQLDQRTNYYTLTSRGSREIAARREWEQQYVDLEA; translated from the coding sequence ATGCACGATCTCACTGGCTTCCAGCGAGACTTGCTGTACGTAGTTGCTGGCCTCGATGAGCCACACGGCCTCGCCGTCAAAGACGAACTCGAGGAGTACTACGAGTCCGAAATCCATCATGGACGCCTCTACCCCAACCTCGACACGCTCGTCGACAAGGGCCTCGTCGACAAAGGCCAGCTCGACCAGCGCACCAACTACTACACGCTCACGAGTCGTGGCAGTCGGGAAATCGCCGCGCGACGGGAATGGGAACAGCAGTACGTCGACCTCGAAGCGTAA
- a CDS encoding type IV pilin: MKKITLEIPDRDERGVSPVIGVILMVAITVILAAVIASFVLGFGDSVNETVQAGADVSQNDDGTATATWISEGTASELEVSVEGVEGNVTLEQVGESASIEYDSGGDSVDDTANTISVGSEGDVQVTVTGIGGEGTRTVITQEEVTLEDQSA; encoded by the coding sequence ATGAAGAAAATTACACTTGAGATCCCAGATCGCGACGAACGCGGTGTGTCGCCAGTCATTGGGGTCATCCTCATGGTTGCTATCACCGTTATTCTGGCTGCTGTCATCGCCAGCTTCGTGCTCGGCTTCGGTGACTCCGTCAACGAGACCGTCCAAGCGGGCGCGGACGTGAGCCAAAATGACGACGGGACTGCAACTGCGACCTGGATTAGCGAAGGCACCGCATCTGAGCTGGAAGTGTCGGTAGAGGGTGTCGAGGGGAATGTCACTCTCGAACAGGTCGGTGAATCCGCATCAATCGAATACGATAGCGGCGGGGATAGTGTAGATGATACTGCAAACACCATTAGCGTAGGTAGTGAGGGAGATGTACAAGTGACTGTTACCGGAATCGGTGGCGAAGGCACGCGAACGGTTATCACGCAGGAAGAAGTCACGCTGGAAGACCAGTCGGCCTAA
- a CDS encoding type II toxin-antitoxin system RelE family toxin: protein MLTHHVQDRIVSKLDEIVDDPWREPSDYLEPLTGGPFEKLRVGQYRLACILDYDELALEIHRIEHRSGAYTADD, encoded by the coding sequence TTGCTGACACACCACGTGCAGGATCGGATTGTCTCGAAGCTCGATGAAATCGTCGATGACCCATGGCGAGAGCCCAGCGACTACCTTGAGCCCCTTACTGGCGGTCCATTCGAGAAGCTCCGCGTTGGACAGTATCGACTCGCATGCATTCTTGATTACGACGAGCTTGCACTCGAAATCCACCGAATCGAACATCGAAGCGGCGCCTACACAGCTGACGACTAA
- a CDS encoding ribbon-helix-helix domain-containing protein, whose product MSDAETSTGDDGPETVQINLRLTQAFLDDIDTTWEEQGFNSRSEFLRYAARDAIKHPEFSREGWKQIAASEHDLRTGEAELVSREDVLTMMDDDTDGE is encoded by the coding sequence ATGTCCGACGCCGAGACCTCGACGGGTGACGACGGCCCGGAAACCGTCCAGATCAATCTCCGACTCACACAGGCGTTCCTCGACGATATCGACACGACCTGGGAGGAACAGGGGTTCAACTCGCGCAGTGAGTTCCTGCGGTACGCGGCACGGGACGCGATCAAGCACCCCGAATTCTCACGCGAGGGCTGGAAGCAGATTGCTGCGAGTGAACACGACCTCCGGACCGGTGAGGCCGAACTTGTCTCCCGTGAAGACGTTCTGACGATGATGGACGACGACACGGATGGCGAGTAA
- a CDS encoding RNA-guided endonuclease InsQ/TnpB family protein gives MEVKRTVPIKLGVPEERRDDLHQTIQQFNTAANYTIDHGRDDDGDLILNKSTIHDEVYHDLRDRTDLPANLVVRAYSKAVEAMKSTVADWENGNSRPLPSFDEPSAVYDKRTLTIKDEYATLSTVNGRVEADFVLGEYQRSYLEDDDYERRMGTLHYRPDEEAFYLHVVIQKEVDQRDGERVLGVDLNLKNVAVTSTGRFFDGGELLWGQNHYFRVRRSLQNKGTRSAKQVLRRLSGRENRFVLNRLHTISRGIVEEALRHDCSYIAVEDLTHIRSRMDAHDDRLKRQMHNWAFRELQEQIEYKAAEYGIRVESVNPAFSSQTCSKCGHQSSTNRDSETGWFVCNECGYEVDGDYNAAKNVGLRLLALPPGKRPDGLGNGQLALKSGTLNVSDTSSVHSSLEFERESTDKPTASAVDC, from the coding sequence ATGGAGGTCAAACGTACCGTTCCCATCAAACTCGGCGTACCCGAGGAGCGGCGCGACGACCTCCATCAGACCATCCAGCAGTTCAACACTGCCGCCAACTACACCATCGACCACGGCAGAGACGACGACGGCGACCTGATTCTCAACAAGTCCACCATCCACGACGAAGTGTACCACGACTTGCGGGACAGAACCGACCTGCCCGCAAACCTCGTGGTACGCGCCTACTCGAAAGCCGTCGAAGCGATGAAATCCACCGTCGCGGACTGGGAGAACGGCAACAGCAGACCGCTCCCCTCGTTCGATGAACCGTCTGCCGTCTACGATAAACGCACCCTGACTATCAAGGACGAGTACGCCACACTCTCGACGGTCAACGGGCGCGTCGAAGCCGACTTCGTGCTTGGTGAGTACCAGCGGTCGTACCTTGAAGACGACGACTACGAGCGCCGGATGGGAACGCTCCATTACCGTCCCGACGAGGAGGCGTTCTACCTTCACGTCGTCATCCAGAAAGAGGTAGACCAGCGCGACGGCGAGCGCGTGCTTGGCGTGGATTTGAACCTCAAGAACGTCGCCGTGACCAGCACGGGACGGTTCTTTGACGGCGGCGAGCTGCTGTGGGGGCAGAACCACTACTTCCGCGTGCGACGGAGCCTTCAGAACAAAGGCACACGCTCCGCCAAGCAGGTGTTACGGCGACTGTCGGGGCGTGAAAATCGCTTCGTCCTGAACCGCCTGCACACCATCTCGCGCGGAATTGTGGAAGAAGCCCTGCGACACGACTGCTCGTACATCGCCGTCGAAGATCTGACCCACATCCGCTCGCGGATGGACGCCCACGACGACCGTCTGAAGCGGCAGATGCACAACTGGGCGTTCCGCGAGCTACAGGAGCAAATCGAATACAAGGCCGCCGAGTATGGGATTCGAGTCGAGTCGGTCAATCCGGCGTTTTCCTCGCAGACGTGCTCGAAGTGTGGCCACCAGTCCAGCACGAATCGCGACAGCGAGACGGGCTGGTTCGTGTGCAACGAGTGTGGGTACGAGGTGGACGGTGATTACAACGCGGCGAAGAACGTCGGCCTTCGGTTGTTAGCTTTACCACCGGGCAAACGCCCCGATGGGTTGGGCAACGGTCAGCTTGCCCTGAAGTCGGGGACGTTGAACGTAAGCGACACATCTAGTGTCCACTCCAGCTTGGAGTTTGAACGGGAGTCCACCGACAAGCCCACCGCTTCAGCGGTGGATTGCTGA
- a CDS encoding MarR family transcriptional regulator translates to MSTRHMDEATAEAIEDLPPSAKLVAKVLEHNDGLTQRELAEETLLPDRTVRYALTRLEEQDAVTARFSFTDARKRVYSLN, encoded by the coding sequence ATGAGTACCAGACACATGGATGAGGCGACCGCTGAGGCGATCGAAGATCTGCCGCCGAGCGCGAAGCTCGTCGCGAAAGTCCTCGAACACAATGACGGCCTCACGCAGCGCGAACTTGCGGAAGAAACGCTGCTCCCCGACCGTACCGTCCGGTACGCGCTCACTCGTCTCGAAGAGCAGGACGCCGTCACCGCCCGCTTCTCCTTCACTGACGCTCGGAAACGCGTCTACTCGCTTAACTGA
- a CDS encoding winged-helix domain-containing protein codes for MSPGRDEAGRFEETITEQDVLKVFDYEDDRVLTATEVAEGLRRFGKQITAEGVRNRLEKMSDEGLVSRKKLGARAVGWWAEVAPELEAKTAKTVEKRNTTSNWDPL; via the coding sequence ATGAGCCCAGGACGAGATGAAGCAGGGCGGTTTGAGGAAACCATCACAGAACAGGATGTTCTCAAGGTATTTGACTACGAAGACGATCGCGTTCTCACGGCGACAGAGGTGGCAGAGGGGCTACGGCGGTTCGGAAAGCAAATCACTGCGGAGGGAGTTCGAAACCGGCTCGAAAAGATGAGTGACGAGGGCCTCGTCTCACGCAAAAAGCTTGGAGCAAGAGCGGTCGGTTGGTGGGCCGAAGTTGCGCCAGAACTTGAAGCCAAGACCGCCAAGACGGTCGAGAAGCGGAACACGACCAGCAACTGGGATCCACTCTAA
- a CDS encoding RNA-guided endonuclease InsQ/TnpB family protein yields MAKQVVTRTYTASIRNQQQVSDDLDSLGFAASKLWNVGRWVCDRVWSEIGHIPSHTELTAYLKTHDRYDDLHSQSSQRVLQELAEAFTGWYGKRRNGDTRANPPKYRKHGDDHPRSTVTFKQKGFKLDTQYNRVRLSKGSNLKEYWSDFVLCEYQTRPDVDFSTVESVQQVRAVWTGNEWELQFVCKVEVEVSESPGEKTVGVDLGINNFAALAYEDGHSELYPLNCLKQDDYYFSKRLAQCDDSDSEQATRLNQKKSARRTHYFHTLSKHIVQRCVDEGVGTIAVGDLSGVREDEENGESKNWGKHGNLDLHSWAFDRFTDLLEYKAEMEGISVEEVSERDTSKSCSCCGRKRDTNRVERGLYVCDSCDAVANADVNGAENIRQKVSPSLACDGGDRSNGWLAQPSTFLFDKETGAFVPQEQATS; encoded by the coding sequence ATGGCGAAACAGGTCGTCACCCGCACCTATACTGCTTCCATACGGAACCAGCAACAGGTGTCCGACGACCTTGATTCGCTTGGGTTCGCAGCCTCGAAACTCTGGAACGTCGGACGGTGGGTCTGTGACAGAGTGTGGTCTGAGATCGGCCACATCCCCAGTCACACCGAACTCACCGCGTACCTCAAAACCCACGACCGCTATGATGACCTGCATTCGCAGTCAAGTCAGCGAGTCCTCCAAGAACTCGCTGAGGCGTTCACCGGCTGGTACGGTAAACGACGCAACGGAGACACGAGAGCGAATCCGCCGAAGTACCGCAAGCACGGCGACGACCACCCACGAAGTACGGTCACGTTCAAACAGAAAGGCTTCAAGCTCGACACCCAGTACAACCGCGTCCGACTCAGTAAAGGGTCGAACCTAAAGGAGTATTGGTCGGACTTCGTCCTCTGCGAGTACCAGACCCGGCCTGATGTTGACTTCTCTACGGTGGAGAGCGTCCAACAAGTCCGAGCCGTTTGGACAGGGAATGAATGGGAACTGCAGTTCGTCTGCAAGGTCGAAGTCGAAGTGAGCGAATCGCCCGGCGAGAAGACAGTAGGTGTTGACCTCGGCATCAACAACTTCGCCGCCCTCGCCTACGAAGACGGTCACAGCGAACTGTATCCGTTGAACTGCTTGAAGCAGGATGACTACTACTTCAGCAAGCGACTCGCCCAGTGTGACGATTCGGACTCCGAGCAGGCCACGCGGTTAAACCAGAAGAAGTCGGCTCGCCGTACCCACTACTTCCACACTCTTTCAAAACACATCGTCCAGCGGTGTGTTGACGAGGGTGTTGGAACGATTGCCGTGGGTGATCTATCCGGTGTCCGTGAGGATGAGGAGAACGGTGAGTCGAAGAACTGGGGCAAGCACGGCAACCTTGACCTGCACTCGTGGGCGTTCGACCGCTTCACCGACCTGCTCGAATACAAGGCCGAGATGGAAGGCATCTCGGTTGAAGAAGTGTCTGAGCGAGATACGTCGAAGTCGTGTTCGTGCTGTGGTCGGAAGCGTGATACAAACCGTGTTGAGCGTGGGCTGTACGTCTGCGATTCGTGTGATGCGGTGGCGAATGCGGACGTGAACGGTGCTGAGAACATTCGACAGAAAGTATCTCCGAGTCTCGCCTGTGATGGGGGAGATAGGAGTAACGGCTGGTTGGCACAGCCATCGACGTTCCTGTTTGACAAGGAAACTGGTGCGTTCGTACCTCAAGAACAGGCTACGTCGTAA
- a CDS encoding VirB4 family type IV secretion system protein yields the protein MIHNALFQASGLDRQLGQWLPDPASLAGAVLYAALAVGAVLVGVGLWRWYTEDDEEQVAFAAVLDEATLEKGRVEGELLDDVAESQQTVTAPDAIEWETRAARVGEQWTSTLYIADYPDYPSDGYLSELFELTDVQFDVTAHVTPRNQERARDELQDIADDLQVDADLEQSVRGAYLQERANEAAATYTAVENGAQVFDQSLFVTVRADDKDELRDAVQTVKSALRDDPANLTPKTAICRQDLAVQSAAPIGSNEFGRASIALGGAVGALLASPQQATILEEGGVEFGIHKDTRSPVVIDPFSRENGYAMFTIGDPGSGKSFSSKQNFIRSIEQSSDRIGVILEPLNDWAGVAEALDAKRITVGGTLGLNPLELRETPARVQRAMGEDASPFNEKLDDAMSFLTNFFALRGVSLGDRRTTLELALTRAYNERGITDDISTHDNPSPTIRDVMDVLEEMVEEPEEFVVRTDEEAGKLAGDATWLLDQLRPFEESGRHSNLGQPSAFDIRNEKVIYLDLAQQEGSVDSSTALTMQLLISLVYERAKVSEQEVVFYIDEARYLMQDAASLAFLETVFRHHRHHDLSIRLVTQTVDEFFEHAESEAILDQCAVKQFHRLDGMDEQWAEEFGLNYAQMRFVQDAVPGNEDAGFAEALVGVDGEWRGITVEAMPKEKQVIDFDPTEQERSSLPGADEERSETGRTDSGNG from the coding sequence ATGATACATAATGCTCTTTTTCAGGCCAGCGGGCTCGATCGCCAGCTCGGCCAGTGGCTACCTGACCCGGCGTCGCTCGCGGGCGCTGTCCTGTACGCAGCCCTTGCCGTGGGAGCCGTCCTCGTCGGAGTCGGGCTCTGGCGGTGGTACACCGAGGACGACGAGGAGCAGGTCGCGTTCGCGGCTGTCCTCGACGAGGCGACGCTTGAGAAGGGACGCGTGGAGGGAGAGCTGCTGGATGACGTGGCGGAGTCCCAGCAGACCGTGACGGCCCCAGATGCGATCGAGTGGGAGACGCGTGCCGCCCGCGTTGGCGAACAGTGGACGTCGACGCTGTACATCGCTGATTATCCAGATTATCCGAGTGACGGGTATCTCAGCGAGCTGTTCGAACTCACCGACGTGCAGTTCGACGTAACGGCGCACGTCACGCCGCGGAATCAGGAGCGTGCCCGCGACGAGTTGCAGGATATCGCGGACGACCTCCAGGTGGATGCGGATCTCGAGCAGAGCGTGCGGGGCGCGTACTTGCAGGAGCGCGCCAACGAGGCGGCGGCGACGTACACGGCCGTCGAAAACGGCGCCCAGGTGTTCGACCAGAGCCTCTTTGTGACGGTGCGCGCCGACGACAAAGACGAGCTGCGGGATGCCGTCCAGACGGTGAAGAGTGCGCTCCGGGACGACCCTGCGAACCTCACACCGAAGACCGCGATCTGTCGGCAGGACCTCGCCGTCCAGTCGGCCGCCCCCATCGGGAGCAACGAATTCGGGCGGGCGTCGATTGCCCTCGGGGGTGCCGTGGGTGCGTTGTTGGCGTCTCCACAGCAGGCGACGATTCTCGAGGAAGGCGGGGTGGAGTTCGGGATCCACAAGGACACGCGCAGTCCGGTCGTCATCGACCCGTTCAGCAGGGAGAACGGCTACGCGATGTTCACAATTGGGGACCCAGGTTCGGGGAAGTCGTTCAGCTCCAAGCAGAACTTCATCCGCTCGATCGAACAGAGCAGTGATCGGATTGGCGTGATTCTCGAGCCGTTGAACGACTGGGCAGGCGTTGCTGAGGCGTTGGACGCGAAACGCATCACGGTCGGTGGGACGCTCGGGTTGAATCCCCTGGAGCTGCGGGAAACGCCGGCGCGCGTCCAGCGAGCGATGGGCGAGGACGCCAGTCCGTTCAACGAGAAGCTCGATGACGCGATGAGCTTTCTTACTAACTTCTTCGCGTTACGCGGGGTTTCGCTTGGCGATCGGCGGACGACGCTGGAGCTCGCGCTCACGCGAGCGTACAACGAACGTGGGATTACTGATGATATTTCGACCCACGACAATCCCAGCCCGACGATCCGGGACGTGATGGACGTGCTCGAGGAGATGGTCGAGGAGCCTGAGGAATTTGTTGTGCGTACTGATGAGGAGGCTGGGAAGCTCGCTGGGGATGCGACGTGGCTGCTCGACCAGCTCCGGCCGTTCGAAGAGAGTGGGCGGCATTCGAATCTCGGGCAGCCCTCGGCGTTCGACATTCGCAACGAGAAAGTGATCTATCTTGATCTCGCCCAGCAGGAGGGGAGCGTGGATAGCTCGACGGCGTTAACGATGCAGTTGTTGATCTCGCTGGTGTACGAGCGCGCGAAAGTCTCAGAGCAGGAGGTCGTGTTCTACATCGACGAGGCCCGCTATCTCATGCAGGACGCCGCGAGTCTCGCGTTCCTCGAGACGGTGTTTCGCCATCATCGCCACCACGACCTCTCGATTCGGTTGGTGACGCAGACGGTTGATGAGTTCTTCGAGCACGCTGAGAGTGAGGCGATTCTGGATCAGTGTGCGGTCAAGCAGTTCCACCGGTTGGACGGGATGGACGAACAGTGGGCTGAGGAGTTCGGGTTGAACTACGCCCAGATGCGGTTCGTGCAGGATGCAGTGCCGGGGAACGAGGATGCTGGATTTGCGGAGGCGTTAGTTGGTGTTGACGGGGAGTGGCGTGGGATTACAGTGGAGGCGATGCCGAAGGAGAAGCAAGTGATTGACTTCGACCCGACTGAGCAGGAACGGTCGTCGCTGCCCGGCGCCGACGAAGAACGTAGTGAGACCGGTCGGACTGACTCCGGAAACGGGTAG